One genomic segment of [Phormidium] sp. ETS-05 includes these proteins:
- the tsaD gene encoding tRNA (adenosine(37)-N6)-threonylcarbamoyltransferase complex transferase subunit TsaD, with translation MATVLAIETSCDETAAAIVKNREVLSNTVASQIAAHQQYGGVVPEVASREHLETINYVVASALEQAGLDWSDIDGIAATVAPGLVGALLVGLSAAKTLAIVHGKPFLGIHHLEGHIAASYLTDPDLQPPFLCLLVSGGHTSMIAVGDGGSYETLGQTRDDAAGEAFDKVARLLNLGYPGGPAIDKIAKQGNGNAFALPEGKISLPGGGYHPYDCSFSGLKTAVLRLVQKLEAETGAVPVSDIAASFQETVARTLTKRTIACAKDLGLNTIVVGGGVAANSSLRQHLQQAASQSSRRVIFPPLKFCTDNAAMIACAAAEHFNRGETSPLNLSVYSRMDICQIPLLYHH, from the coding sequence ATGGCGACAGTTTTAGCGATCGAAACCAGTTGTGATGAAACGGCGGCGGCGATTGTAAAGAATCGTGAAGTTTTAAGTAACACCGTTGCATCCCAAATCGCAGCTCACCAACAGTATGGGGGGGTAGTGCCGGAAGTGGCATCCCGAGAACACCTAGAAACTATCAACTATGTGGTAGCTAGTGCTTTGGAACAAGCGGGGTTGGATTGGTCAGATATTGATGGTATTGCGGCCACTGTCGCTCCGGGACTGGTGGGGGCGCTGTTGGTGGGGTTAAGTGCGGCCAAAACTTTGGCGATCGTCCACGGCAAACCCTTTTTAGGCATCCACCACCTGGAAGGTCATATCGCCGCTTCTTACCTCACGGACCCGGACTTACAGCCTCCTTTCCTCTGCTTGCTGGTTTCTGGGGGTCACACCAGTATGATTGCGGTAGGTGATGGTGGCAGTTATGAAACTCTGGGGCAAACCCGGGATGATGCAGCGGGGGAAGCCTTTGATAAGGTGGCGCGATTGTTAAATCTGGGATATCCAGGGGGACCGGCCATAGATAAAATCGCCAAACAGGGTAATGGCAACGCATTTGCCCTCCCAGAGGGGAAAATTTCGCTGCCGGGAGGGGGCTATCACCCCTATGATTGCAGTTTCAGTGGCTTGAAAACGGCGGTGTTGCGGTTGGTACAAAAATTGGAGGCAGAAACTGGGGCAGTTCCCGTTAGTGATATTGCTGCCAGCTTTCAGGAGACAGTAGCTCGCACTTTAACTAAGCGGACGATCGCCTGTGCCAAAGACCTGGGATTAAACACGATCGTCGTTGGTGGTGGAGTGGCAGCCAATAGCAGCCTCAGACAGCATTTGCAACAAGCCGCCAGCCAATCATCCCGGAGGGTGATTTTCCCACCATTAAAATTCTGCACCGACAACGCCGCGATGATTGCCTGCGCGGCAGCGGAACACTTCAACCGGGGCGAAACCTCCCCCTTAAACCTGTCGGTGTACTCCCGGATGGACATATGCCAAATCCCGTTACTGTATCATCATTAA
- the gmk gene encoding guanylate kinase, whose amino-acid sequence MTNKRLIVLTGPSGVGKGTLVGSLLQRHPELCLSVSATTRSPRPGEIHGKNYYFVDQQRFQKMIAADELLEWAEFATNYYGTPKAPVEKLLAEGKFVLLEIELQGARQVRKTFPNALQIFILPPSGEELERRIRGRAQDSEEAISRRLQRARDEIAAKNEFDIQIVNDDLETALAEIEKAIFSVDK is encoded by the coding sequence ATGACAAATAAACGATTGATTGTCTTAACCGGTCCGAGTGGGGTAGGAAAAGGCACCCTCGTAGGTTCTCTCCTCCAGCGTCATCCCGAGCTTTGTCTTTCGGTCTCAGCCACCACCCGATCGCCCCGTCCCGGAGAAATTCACGGCAAAAACTACTATTTTGTTGACCAGCAACGATTTCAAAAAATGATTGCCGCTGACGAACTCTTAGAATGGGCAGAATTTGCCACCAACTACTACGGTACACCCAAAGCACCCGTAGAAAAACTTCTCGCCGAGGGCAAGTTTGTCTTACTAGAAATCGAACTCCAAGGCGCTCGCCAAGTGAGAAAAACTTTTCCCAACGCCCTGCAAATCTTTATTTTACCCCCCAGCGGAGAAGAATTAGAGCGGCGGATTCGCGGACGTGCCCAAGATTCTGAAGAAGCTATATCCCGCCGTCTCCAACGTGCCCGGGACGAGATTGCCGCGAAGAATGAGTTTGACATCCAAATCGTCAATGACGATTTAGAAACAGCTTTGGCAGAAATTGAAAAAGCTATTTTTTCGGTGGACAAGTAA
- the remA gene encoding extracellular matrix/biofilm regulator RemA, with translation MNIQLINIGFGNIVSANRVVAIVSPESAPIKRIVSEARSANRLIDATYGRRTRAVIVTDSAHVILSAIQPETVAHRFITHKDGQ, from the coding sequence ATGAATATTCAACTAATAAATATCGGTTTTGGTAATATAGTTTCTGCTAACCGAGTCGTGGCGATCGTCAGTCCCGAATCTGCCCCCATCAAGCGCATCGTCAGCGAAGCCCGTTCCGCCAACCGGCTCATCGATGCCACTTATGGCCGTCGCACCCGTGCTGTTATCGTCACCGATTCTGCTCACGTGATTCTCTCCGCCATTCAGCCAGAAACCGTCGCCCACCGGTTTATCACCCATAAAGACGGTCAATGA
- a CDS encoding NFACT family protein, which yields MQQVDFTTLTAACSELRAQVLPARLEQVYQRDRHTVNLALRTLTGRCWLAVSWHPQGARLCLCAPPPRTPDTFTFSDQLRHQLGGLALVAIEPVQSWERAFDLQFARRPGEPILWHLYAEIMGKRSNVILANQDNTIITCAHQVSEKQSSVRPVQTGQPYELPPALTDPAPTVAEPYQRWQERVSLIPGKVGKRLLSSYRGLSSSLVSSMVVAAGIDPETSTLELTEGQWQGLFQEWLGWLQALAALGQGDLSHLKPGWTDGGYTVLYGGDGGKKAISLQELLDRYYSAKLNQEEFQQLRQALMQKLSRLLGKLRQKAAGWTERLQESEGADRHRQLADLLMAHLHMWEPGMKSIQLPDFETGEMVLVPLNPEKNAVQNAQSLYKLHQKLKRARTAIEPLLAEVISEIEYLEQVEVAVTQIDTYGEEADLRALQEIRQELMPDGQVDAAGGKPGGIKPSDAADFHRYQSPSGFELLVGRNNRQNDLLSFRIAGDYDLWFHTQEIAGSHVLLRLNPGAVADDRDLQLAADLTAYYSRARQSEQVPVVYTKPKHVYKPKGAKPGMVVYKHERVIWGRPQVASVYLSQS from the coding sequence ATGCAACAAGTTGATTTCACTACTCTAACTGCTGCCTGTAGTGAGCTGCGCGCTCAGGTCCTGCCAGCTCGCCTAGAACAGGTTTATCAGCGCGATCGCCACACCGTGAATCTCGCTCTGCGCACCCTCACGGGACGCTGTTGGCTGGCTGTTTCTTGGCACCCCCAAGGAGCGCGTTTGTGTTTGTGCGCCCCCCCACCCCGCACCCCAGATACTTTCACCTTCAGCGACCAACTGCGGCACCAATTGGGGGGTTTAGCTTTGGTTGCCATAGAGCCGGTGCAATCTTGGGAGCGGGCTTTTGATTTACAGTTTGCCCGCCGTCCGGGGGAACCGATTTTGTGGCATCTGTATGCAGAAATTATGGGAAAACGCAGTAATGTCATCCTGGCTAACCAGGACAACACCATCATTACTTGCGCTCACCAAGTCAGCGAAAAGCAATCTAGCGTCCGTCCGGTGCAAACGGGCCAACCCTATGAACTGCCTCCGGCGTTGACGGACCCGGCGCCTACTGTGGCGGAACCTTACCAGCGGTGGCAAGAGCGGGTAAGCTTGATTCCTGGTAAGGTGGGCAAACGGTTGCTCTCCAGTTATCGGGGTTTGAGTTCTTCTTTGGTGAGTTCGATGGTGGTGGCGGCGGGTATCGACCCGGAAACCTCTACTTTGGAGCTGACAGAGGGGCAATGGCAGGGGTTATTTCAGGAGTGGCTGGGGTGGCTGCAAGCCTTGGCGGCTTTGGGGCAAGGGGATTTATCTCATCTGAAACCGGGTTGGACAGATGGGGGTTATACGGTACTTTATGGTGGGGATGGTGGGAAGAAGGCTATCTCATTACAGGAATTGCTCGATCGGTACTATAGTGCCAAATTGAATCAAGAGGAATTCCAGCAATTGCGCCAAGCTCTGATGCAAAAGCTATCGCGGCTGTTGGGGAAGTTGCGCCAGAAGGCGGCGGGGTGGACAGAGCGGTTACAGGAGTCGGAGGGGGCCGATCGGCACCGCCAACTGGCTGATTTGCTCATGGCGCACCTCCATATGTGGGAACCGGGGATGAAGTCGATTCAACTCCCGGACTTTGAAACTGGGGAAATGGTGCTGGTTCCTCTTAACCCAGAGAAAAACGCGGTGCAAAATGCCCAAAGTCTGTATAAGCTGCACCAAAAGCTGAAACGGGCCCGCACAGCGATCGAGCCTTTGCTGGCGGAGGTGATCTCGGAAATCGAATATTTGGAACAAGTGGAAGTAGCCGTTACCCAAATCGATACTTATGGGGAAGAAGCGGACCTGCGAGCCCTGCAGGAGATTCGTCAGGAGCTGATGCCAGATGGGCAAGTTGATGCGGCTGGGGGTAAACCGGGGGGGATCAAGCCCAGCGACGCGGCGGATTTTCACCGCTATCAGTCTCCTAGTGGGTTTGAATTATTGGTGGGGCGAAACAACCGGCAAAATGATTTATTGAGTTTTCGCATCGCCGGTGATTATGACTTGTGGTTTCACACCCAGGAGATTGCTGGTAGTCATGTCTTGTTGCGGCTTAACCCTGGGGCGGTGGCGGACGATCGGGATTTGCAATTAGCCGCTGACTTAACTGCTTACTACAGTCGGGCAAGGCAAAGCGAGCAGGTGCCAGTAGTTTACACCAAACCCAAGCATGTGTATAAGCCCAAGGGTGCAAAACCGGGGATGGTGGTGTACAAACACGAGCGGGTGATTTGGGGACGTCCCCAAGTCGCCAGTGTCTATTTGAGCCAAAGTTAG
- a CDS encoding GNAT family N-acetyltransferase, which yields MAIEPDPLNGSGGKFGESVQIYFSTDRELDLYELEELCDAVGWSRRPLRKVRKAIQHSFLVVSMWAVRGKQRRLIGFSRATSDHAFNATIWDVVVHPDYQGKGMGKALMNYTIEKLRKEDISNITLFADPHVVDFYRLLGFMPDPEGIKGMFWYPN from the coding sequence ATGGCGATCGAACCCGATCCCCTGAATGGGTCTGGGGGAAAATTTGGGGAAAGCGTTCAGATTTACTTCAGCACTGACAGAGAGCTAGATTTGTACGAACTTGAGGAACTCTGCGATGCGGTAGGTTGGTCGAGACGCCCATTGAGGAAAGTCAGGAAAGCCATTCAGCACAGCTTTTTGGTAGTGTCTATGTGGGCCGTGCGGGGGAAGCAGCGACGCTTGATTGGTTTTTCCCGTGCTACTTCCGACCATGCCTTTAACGCCACAATCTGGGATGTGGTAGTACATCCAGATTACCAAGGAAAAGGGATGGGCAAAGCCCTAATGAATTACACGATTGAGAAGCTGCGCAAAGAGGATATCAGCAATATCACTCTGTTCGCTGACCCCCATGTGGTGGATTTTTACCGCTTGTTAGGTTTTATGCCAGA
- a CDS encoding Photosystem I reaction center subunit III: MKRLLPIILAVCLWFSFAPAAKADYANLTPCGDNPAFIQLAKNAKTPQAKARFESYSGLLCGEEGLPHLITDGNLAHASEFVIPGILFLYIAGWIGWAGRSYLQAIKKGGNAEEKEIVIDVPLAVKCSLGAAAWPLAAFGEAASGAMFAKDNEITVSPR; encoded by the coding sequence ATGAAACGATTACTGCCCATCATTTTGGCGGTTTGTCTTTGGTTCAGCTTTGCCCCCGCAGCGAAAGCAGACTATGCGAATCTCACCCCCTGCGGTGACAACCCCGCTTTCATCCAGCTGGCGAAGAACGCCAAGACCCCCCAAGCTAAGGCTCGCTTTGAGAGCTACTCTGGGCTGCTGTGCGGCGAAGAAGGTCTGCCCCACCTGATTACCGATGGCAATTTGGCTCACGCCAGTGAATTCGTTATCCCCGGTATCCTCTTTTTGTACATCGCCGGTTGGATCGGTTGGGCTGGTCGCTCTTACCTGCAAGCGATTAAGAAAGGTGGCAATGCCGAGGAAAAAGAAATCGTTATCGATGTGCCTCTGGCCGTCAAATGCTCTTTGGGCGCTGCAGCTTGGCCCTTGGCTGCTTTCGGTGAAGCCGCCAGCGGCGCCATGTTTGCCAAGGATAATGAAATTACCGTCTCGCCCCGCTAG
- a CDS encoding sugar transferase produces MTADSQFISGKVIRAVARRAPLTQKIGHLPLAKADGEFFKRLFDILFSLSVLILFSPVYLLLGLLIAISSPGPVFYVQERVGKNRRKFGCLKFRTMVTNAEEILAQMMETSPELRSEFESNFKLKNDPRITWIGNFLRVTSLDEFPQFWNVLKGDMSVVGPRPLVTEELPKYGTHMDTVLQIRPGITGLWQVSGRNDIPYPKRIQMDVYYVNFNNFWMDMWIILKTIRVVIFPKNNGAY; encoded by the coding sequence ATGACTGCCGATAGCCAATTCATCTCCGGCAAAGTGATTCGGGCAGTGGCTCGGCGCGCCCCTCTAACGCAAAAGATCGGGCACCTCCCCCTGGCCAAAGCCGACGGAGAGTTTTTCAAGCGGCTGTTTGACATCTTGTTTTCTCTGTCCGTTCTGATTCTATTTTCCCCGGTTTACCTGCTGTTGGGGCTGCTGATTGCCATTAGCTCCCCCGGTCCAGTGTTTTACGTTCAGGAGCGCGTGGGAAAAAATCGCCGGAAATTCGGCTGCCTCAAATTCAGAACGATGGTGACAAACGCCGAAGAAATACTCGCCCAAATGATGGAAACATCACCGGAACTCAGATCAGAATTCGAGAGTAATTTCAAACTCAAAAACGACCCCCGCATTACCTGGATAGGTAATTTTTTGCGGGTCACGAGTTTGGATGAATTTCCCCAATTCTGGAATGTCCTAAAAGGTGACATGAGCGTTGTCGGACCGAGACCTTTAGTCACCGAAGAGCTGCCTAAATACGGCACGCATATGGACACGGTGCTACAGATTAGACCCGGAATCACCGGATTGTGGCAAGTTTCTGGTCGCAATGACATTCCCTATCCCAAAAGAATCCAGATGGATGTTTACTACGTAAACTTCAACAACTTTTGGATGGATATGTGGATTATTTTGAAAACGATTAGGGTGGTTATTTTCCCCAAAAACAACGGTGCTTACTAG
- the psaJ gene encoding photosystem I reaction center subunit IX, with translation MQDFLKYLSTAPVLATIWMVITAGILIEFNRFIPDMLVFSFGG, from the coding sequence ATGCAAGATTTCCTGAAATACCTTTCCACCGCCCCCGTGCTGGCCACGATTTGGATGGTGATTACCGCTGGCATTTTGATTGAATTTAACCGCTTTATCCCCGATATGCTGGTTTTCAGCTTCGGCGGCTAG
- a CDS encoding metallothionein, whose product MTTVTQMKCACESCLCIVSLSEAVAKEGKYYCSEACASGHTNGSGCGHTGCTCHA is encoded by the coding sequence ATGACTACTGTCACCCAGATGAAATGCGCTTGTGAGTCTTGCCTCTGCATCGTTTCTCTGAGCGAAGCGGTGGCAAAAGAAGGTAAATATTACTGCTCGGAAGCCTGCGCCAGCGGTCATACCAACGGTTCTGGCTGTGGACATACTGGCTGCACTTGCCACGCCTAG
- a CDS encoding glycosyltransferase, with protein MSLKYALVHEWLTPKATGGSELVVKEILKGIDADVYALIDFESTNPNSYLYKRQIGTTFLQKLPGARGGVQKYLPLLPMAIEQLDLRGYDVILSSSHAVAKGVLAAPTQPHICYCHTPMRYAWDLTFDYLDSTKAGQGFPGLVTRYLLHQLRQWDVLSANRVDYFIANSKHTARRIWRCYRRQAEVIYPPVDVERFPLVTEKQDFYITVSRLVSYKKVSLIVRAFNQMGKPLVVIGSGSELPLIRKIAKPNVLLMGAQPAKVVEEYMSKAKGFVYAACEDFGIAPVEAMACGTPTIAYGGGGALETVLDIREHPESGTGLFFPEQTEAALVETIERFEQLQGQFQPEMGRQRALEFAPKIFQERYFSFVERCLDQFHAPNQLKLSP; from the coding sequence ATGTCTCTGAAATACGCTCTAGTGCATGAATGGTTGACACCAAAAGCCACCGGTGGGTCGGAATTGGTAGTGAAAGAAATTCTCAAGGGTATCGATGCCGATGTGTATGCGCTAATTGATTTTGAATCTACCAATCCCAATAGTTATTTATATAAACGCCAGATTGGTACGACTTTTTTACAAAAATTACCCGGGGCGCGTGGGGGCGTGCAAAAATACTTGCCACTTTTGCCAATGGCGATCGAACAGCTAGACTTACGTGGATATGACGTGATTCTGTCATCTTCTCACGCCGTGGCCAAAGGAGTGCTGGCAGCACCGACCCAACCACATATATGCTACTGTCACACTCCCATGCGCTATGCTTGGGACTTGACATTTGATTACCTAGATAGCACCAAAGCCGGACAGGGATTTCCCGGACTCGTGACCCGATACTTGCTGCACCAGTTACGTCAGTGGGACGTGTTAAGTGCTAATCGGGTAGATTATTTTATTGCCAACTCCAAACATACGGCGCGGCGGATTTGGCGGTGTTACCGGCGGCAAGCGGAAGTGATTTATCCCCCAGTAGATGTAGAAAGATTTCCCCTAGTGACAGAAAAACAAGACTTTTATATAACTGTTTCCCGGCTGGTGAGTTATAAGAAAGTATCTTTAATCGTGAGAGCTTTCAATCAAATGGGCAAACCCCTGGTAGTGATTGGGAGCGGTTCCGAGTTGCCGCTGATTAGGAAAATCGCCAAACCCAACGTGCTCTTGATGGGGGCGCAGCCAGCTAAGGTGGTGGAAGAGTATATGTCGAAAGCCAAGGGGTTCGTCTATGCAGCTTGTGAAGATTTTGGCATCGCACCGGTGGAGGCAATGGCTTGTGGCACCCCCACGATCGCCTACGGGGGGGGTGGAGCATTAGAGACAGTGCTAGACATCAGAGAACATCCAGAGTCAGGTACTGGGTTGTTTTTTCCGGAACAGACAGAAGCGGCGTTGGTGGAGACGATCGAGAGGTTTGAGCAACTACAAGGGCAATTCCAGCCGGAAATGGGGCGCCAGCGTGCCCTTGAGTTCGCCCCCAAAATCTTTCAGGAGCGCTATTTTAGCTTTGTGGAGCGGTGTTTAGACCAATTCCACGCCCCAAACCAGCTCAAACTTTCTCCCTGA
- a CDS encoding metalloregulator ArsR/SmtB family transcription factor, whose protein sequence is MDFDDISTLRNQLLNSEKAQMMAEFFSFLGDANRLRIISALALKEQCVHELAATVTMSESAVSHQLRNLRAHRLVSYRKQGRQVFYRLKDRHIFSLYEAVAEHIDEKDS, encoded by the coding sequence ATAGATTTTGACGACATCAGCACCCTGCGAAATCAGCTCCTCAACTCAGAAAAAGCCCAAATGATGGCGGAGTTTTTCAGCTTTTTGGGGGATGCCAATCGCTTGCGAATCATCTCAGCGTTAGCCCTCAAAGAGCAATGTGTCCACGAACTAGCTGCCACTGTCACCATGAGTGAATCCGCTGTTTCTCATCAGTTGCGGAATTTACGCGCTCACCGACTCGTAAGCTATCGCAAGCAGGGACGCCAAGTTTTTTATCGCCTCAAAGACCGACATATATTCAGTCTCTATGAAGCGGTAGCGGAACATATTGATGAAAAAGATAGCTAA
- a CDS encoding alpha/beta fold hydrolase, which translates to MAKIDILGFPHAYDLTTPQAPLSSASEDEPPCVLVFIHGWLLSRHYWKPLISRLPDYHCLAYDLRGFGDSLPMQGKGQFHAGYSPAAYARDVVMLLEKLGISRAWLIGHSLGGTIALWAGAYLPKIVQGIICVNSGGGIYIKEEFERFRSAGQFLVKWRPQWLGKIPLVHLMFSQDSVAYPIKRHWGRQRAIDFCGANYEAALGALLDSTTESQVHQLPLLVSRLKQPAYFVAGDRDKVMEPKYVRHLASFHYLYEGGDENTIVLPECGHLSMIEQPDALAGEIRRLVAAKEPILSSS; encoded by the coding sequence ATGGCAAAGATTGATATCCTGGGGTTTCCTCACGCTTACGATTTAACTACGCCGCAGGCGCCATTGTCGAGCGCTAGCGAGGACGAGCCTCCATGTGTTCTGGTGTTTATCCACGGGTGGCTCCTCAGCCGCCACTACTGGAAACCGTTGATTTCCAGGCTGCCAGATTATCATTGCTTGGCTTATGATTTGCGGGGATTTGGTGATTCTTTGCCTATGCAAGGCAAGGGTCAATTCCATGCAGGCTACTCCCCGGCGGCTTATGCGCGGGATGTGGTGATGCTGCTGGAAAAACTGGGGATTTCTCGCGCCTGGTTGATTGGCCATTCTCTGGGGGGGACGATCGCCCTGTGGGCGGGTGCGTACTTGCCCAAAATTGTCCAAGGCATTATCTGCGTCAATTCCGGTGGCGGTATTTACATTAAAGAGGAATTTGAGCGGTTTCGCTCCGCTGGCCAGTTCTTGGTGAAGTGGCGCCCGCAGTGGCTGGGGAAAATTCCTTTAGTTCATTTAATGTTTTCCCAAGATAGTGTTGCTTATCCTATTAAACGGCACTGGGGACGGCAAAGGGCGATCGATTTTTGCGGCGCCAACTATGAGGCGGCTTTGGGGGCTTTGCTGGATTCTACCACGGAATCTCAGGTCCACCAGCTCCCCCTGCTGGTATCCCGCTTGAAGCAACCGGCTTATTTTGTGGCGGGCGATCGGGATAAGGTGATGGAGCCGAAGTATGTGCGCCATTTAGCCAGCTTTCACTATCTGTATGAGGGTGGCGATGAAAATACCATTGTGCTGCCAGAATGCGGTCATTTGTCGATGATCGAGCAGCCGGATGCTTTGGCAGGGGAAATTCGCCGTCTAGTAGCCGCAAAAGAGCCCATCTTGTCTTCGAGTTAA